The DNA region CTGGGCGGAATGCTCGCGGCCGGCGCGGCGGGAGTGGCCGGACTCCCCGAAGGCATGGCCGAGGCGCTGGCGGAACCGGGCCGCTCCGGCTCTCTCGATCAGGTCCAGCACGTGGTGATCCTGATGCAGGAGAACCGCTCGTTCGATCACTACTTCGGAACCATGAGCGGCGTACGGGGCTTCGGCGACAAACGCGCCGTGCGACTGCCCGCGGGCGGCTACAACCCGGTCCTGCAGGCCACCATGGACATGGCGCTCGCCGGCGGGCTGGGCACCGATCTGGGCAGCGGCTCGGCGGGCACCGGCAGTGCCAGCGGATCGGCCAGTGGCAGCGGCACCGGGTCAGGGGGCGGCGGCGAGCGAGACGCCTTCCATCAGCCGGACGCGTTCAGCAGCACCGGATTCCTGCTGCCCTGGCATGTGGACACCACCCGCGTCGACGGCCAGGACCTGGGCGATCTGGCCCACGACTGGAACACCACGCACATGGCGTGGGCCGACGGGGCCTACCACTCGTGGATCGCGTCCAAGTCCAAGATGACGATGGGATACTTCACCGAGACCGACATCCCGTTCCACCGCGCGCTCGCGGCCGCGTTCACCATCTGCGACCACTACTTCTGTTCCATCCAGGGACCCACCACCCCGAACCGGCTGTACCACTGGACCGGCACCATCGACCCGGCCGGGCGCGCGGGCGGCCCCGCCGTCTCCAATCCCCCGGACTACCGCCCCGTCTACAACTGGACGACCTACCCGGAACGCCTTCAGCAGGCCGGGATTTCGTGGCAGGTGTACGCCGACGCGCACAGCGGCGGACCGTTCCTCGCGGACTTCGGCGACAACCCGCTGTGGCTGTTCCAGAACTACCACAATGCCGCGAAATCCTCCGATCCCGCCGTCCGCCAGCTGGCCGACCGTGCCAATGTGACAACCGGCGGCATGACGCCCCCGCCGTCCGGAGTCGACGGCTCCAACGTCGATTACGTGCTGCAGCAATTCATTTCCGATTGCGCCGCGGGCACCCTGCCGCAGGTGTCGTGGGTGGTGGCCCCGGCCGGCTACTCCGAGCACCCCGCATACCGTCCCGCCGACGGCGCCGCCTACATCCAGCGCGTCCTGACGGCGCTGTGGAACAACCCGAAACTGTGGGAATCGACTGTCCTGCTGGTCAATTACGACGAGAACGACGGCTTCTTCGACCACGTGGTGCCCCCGACCGCCCCGCCCGGCACCCTCGACGAGATGCTGCCGTCGCTGGCGAGCGTCGGCGGTGACCTGAACTCGGGCTCGGCCACCCTCGGCCTGGGCTCCGGCTCCGGGAGCATCGCCAACCTGATCACCGGTTCGGCCTCGGCGTTGAGCGGCAACTCCCCGATCGGCCTGGGCCCCCGCGTCCCGATGATGGTGATCTCGCCGTGGAGCCGCGGCGGCTACGTGAATTCCCAAGTCTTCGACCACACGTCGGTGCTGCGCTTCCTGGAGGCGTGGACCGGTGTCGCCGAACCCAATATCTCGCCGTGGCGCCGGGCCGTCTGCGGTGACCTCACCAGCTGCTTCGATTTCTCGCGCCGCGACACCAGCATCCCCACGCTCCCCGACGCCAACGCCGAGCGCGCCCGGGCCGCGGGCCAGAAGAATCTCCCCAAGCCGCTCCCGCGCCCAACCCCGCCGGCCAGCAGATGCCCACCCAGGAACCCGGCCGCGCCAAAGCCCGCCCCCTCCCCTACCAGCCCGTCGCCTGGACCGAGATCTCCGGCTCCACCGCCACCATCCGCTACGGCAACCAGGGCTCGGTCCCGATGCCCTTCCAAACCTTCGCCTACCACGTCAATTCGATCCGACAGACGGTGGTTCCGCCCGGCGTGACCGCCGAGGAACGCTTCCAGATCAGCGGCTCCTACGACTTCGCCGTGCACGCCCCCAACGGCTTCCTCGCCGAAGCCGCGGGCTCCGCCGACACCGCCGCCCTCACCGCCACCGCGGCCATCGGCGGCACCACGAGCACCCCCACTTTCGTTGTCACCGTCCGCAATTCCGGCTCCTCCGCGGTCACCGTCGAGGTGTCCGGCGGCTCCCGCGCCACCGTGGACGCCGGTGCCACCCACGATTTCACCGCCCCCCTCGACGACGGCTGGTACGACCTCACCCTCACCGTCTCTGGAAACACCAACTGGCGCAGGCACTTCGCCGGCCACTTGGAGAACGGAAGCTCGAGTACCACCGCCCAATAGCCGAAGATCGGTTGATTCGGATTCAGCGTTGTGGCGTCAGTGCACCAGACGACGGTCCGCGATCTCCTCGTGCAGTGCGAAGGAGATCGCGGCCGCCTCTTCCTCGGCCCACACGTCGAAGCCGGGATAACAGAGGTCGGTGCCGGACATGCAGTCCCAGCAGGCGTTCACGCCGCGCGGCGGCCGGGTCGGGAACAGCATCGTGATGAAGCGCTGCGGCGCGGCGGTCTTCCCGACCAGGACTCGCCGGTACCCCTTGGGCACGACGAGCGAGCCGGAGGCCGCCGTCGCGAAGTAGACCTCGGCGAACGCCGAGCCGCGCCGCCAGGTCTCACCGATGCCCAGTTCGCGGGCTCCGAACAGATGGACCGTCCCGAATCGCGACCAGCCGTCGCAGACCCGCAGGAAGTCGCGGTACACCGCGTCGAAGGACACCCCCAGCCGCCGCTCGGCCGCCGCGATGTCGTGCTCGCTGGCGGGCGAATTGGGGGCGGCCGATAACTCCGGTTCGTCGAGCCGCTCCGCGACCTCACGCTGCAGGGTGGCCAGCTGGCCTACCAGGTCGTTCCAATTCGTCATTGTTCTCCTCCGCCGGCGGATCGCTCAGGAACAAGAAGGTGTCTTGGGAACCGGAGCGTGAATAGACGATGGATATTTCCCATTCCGGCCGTGGTGAACGCTCTGGACACGGTAGAGCATCGGACGCCCCTGCTGTCGCAAGCTGAGTAGCCGATTGACATACCCGGAGCTTCCAAATACCGTCAGTATTTGAAATCGTTCGGGTAGCCGACAAGGAGGTTGGAGATGGGCACGCTGCGGCAGCCTCGGATCGTGATCATCGGGGCCGGCGTGTCCGGAATCGCCAGCGCGATCACTTTGCAGCGCAACGGTTTCCACGACTTCGTGATCCTGGAGAAGGGATCCGACGTGGGCGGGGTGTGGCATTGGAACCGCTACCCCGGGCTGACCTGCGACGTGCCCTCGCAGCTGTACCAGTTCGGGTTCGCACCGAAGCCGGACTGGTCGCACATCTTCGCGCCCGGTCCGGAGATCCAGGGCTACCTCGCCGACGTGGCCGAACAGCACGGACTGCGGCCGCACCTGCGGGTGAACGCCGAGGTGGTAGCGGCCACCTTCACCGGGTCGCACTGGCAGCTCGAGACCGGCGACGGCAGCAGCTACACCGCGGACTTCGTCATCGCCGCGACCGGCGTGCTGCACCACCCCGCGGTGCCCGAGATCCCGGGCCTGTCGGAATTCACCGGCGCTGTCGTGCACACCGCGCGCTGGGACGACAGCGTCGAGACCCGCGGGAAGAAGATCGCGGTCCTCGGCACGGGATCGACCGGCGTCCAGGTGGTCTCGGCGTTGCAACCGCAGGCCGAGCGCATCACGCACTTCGTGCGCAGCCCGCAATGGGTGATCTGGGCGCCGATGTGGCTGCCGCAGCCCGCGGTCGTCAGCGCGGTGTTGAATCGGCTGCCCAAGGTCAATCGCGCGCTGTACCAGGCGGGAATGACCGGGGCCCGGCTGTTCACCGACGTGGTCACCCGGCCGAGCTGGCGGCGGCGCGCCGTGCAGGAGTACGCGCGGCTGAGCCTGCGCACCCAGGTCCTCGAACCCGGCCTGCGCGAACAACTCACACCCGATTACGAGCCGCTGTGCAAGCGCCAGGTGCTCTCGGGCACCTATTACCGGGCCCTGCGCGCCCGCAATGCCGAGCTGGTCACCACGGCCATCGAGGCGGTGACGCCGACCGGCGTCCGCACCGCCGACGGCCGCCACCACGAGGTCGACACGATCGTGCTGGCCACCGGCTTCCGCGCCCACGACTACATGCGCCCGATGAATCTGGTGTGGCCGCGACGGCATCTCGATCGACGATGCCTGGGCCAAGGGTCCGCGCGCGTACCGGATGACCGCGATCCCCGGTTTCCCCAACCTGTTCACCGTGCTGGGCCCGCATTCCCCCACCGGATCCATCCCGCTGCACCACGCCGCCGAGGTGACCGCGCGCTACATCACCCGCTGGATCCAGCGGTGGAGCGCAGGCGAATTCGACTCGGTCGAGGTCACCGAGGAGGCGACGGGCCGCTTCGAATCCGAGGTCGCGGCGGCCATGGGTCCGACGGTCTGGAACACCGGCTGCAACTCCTGGTATTTCACCGAGGGCGGCAGCATCGACCTGCTGCCTTTCGATCGCGCCACGATGGAGTCCATGCTCGCGGAGCCGGACCCCGGCGACTTCATTTTCCGATCATGCGCGAGCGGCACCGCCCCCTAGCCCGAAAACCGGTTGATCCGGATCTGGCGGTGTGGCGTCATGGAAGGCGATGAAGCAGCAGCGCACGGCTACCGCCAGATCCGTGACCGATGGACTCAAACTGCACCGGCATATGGTGCGGGCGGCGGGGCGTGTCCATACGGTGGTCACGTTGCGGCCCGGGACCGATGTCCGGTTCAGCACCAACCGGTTCCATGACACGTGGCATGGTGTTGTCGGACGATCATGGGGCGCGGCTGCTGGCGCGGCTGTTGTGGGGGTTGTCGTATCAGGCTCGGCCCGGGACGGTCGTGCTCATCGACCGGGCGTTCCTCACTCCGACACCGTTCGAGGCCGAGTCGCCGGACCCCATCGTGCTGGTTCCCGGCTGGTGCACGCCGTTCGACGAACGCGTTGCCGGAGAGTTCAAGCGGCGGTTGCCGTTGGCGAAGCCGGAGGGGACCGTGCGGTGGCACACCTTCGGTCTGGACCGGACCGTCGAACCCGGGGCGCTGGACGACTGGTGGGGCCGCTATCGGCGGCGAGAACACAACGGACGGGTCGGCCACAGTCACGGCTTCGTCGTGCTCACCCCGTCCAGTCCCGACGAATCCCGCGCCTGGGCATTACAGGCGATGAGACTGAACACGCAGGGCGCGTTCGGCACCGACTACACCTACCTCGGCCCGTTCGATCGAAGCTATGAGGGCGAGATTCAGGTCTTCCGCGGATTCCGCTCGATGGTGAGCGTGGCCGGCCGCGCCCGGACTCGTGTGCTGTCCCGCCCCGACGCACCGGACGAACCCGAGGCGCTGCGGCCGGCTATCTGGAACGAAGCCGAAATCATCAGGGGCGAAGCTCATCTGAGGATCCGCGAGTGGAACGACAGCGGCTACCGGCTCGGCCGTGCTGCCGCCGTCATGCTGGCCCATGCGGGCGTGGCCGACCTCGATGATCTCGCGGCGATCGGATCCGTCGAGGCCTATCGGCGGATGCGCGCCGCCGGGCTGAAAGGCCTCGGCCTCGAGATGCTGTGGGCGATGGAGGGTGCGTTGACCTACCGCGACCGTCGCAATGTCACCGCGGAGCGCCGCGGTGCCCTGCTCGCCGAACTCGGTACGGAAACCGCGCCCGAACCGGCCAGGCCCCGGCGCCGCCGCTACCGAGCCCCCATCAACCCCGCCCCGCACCGCAGCGGTCACGGCAGGACGCCGTAGTCAGAGTTCGTCGGTCGTGATCAGGCCGTCGCGGATGGCGCGGGCGACCAACGCGGCTTTCGTCGGGGCGGAGCGGCCGACGGCGGCATACTTGGCGCGGATGCGTTCCAGGTGGGTGTTGACCGTGCCCGGGGTGATGTAGAGCTGTTGGGCCACCAGGGCTTTGGACTCGGTTTGGAACCAGGCGAGCAGGACTTCGCGCTCGCGTTGGGACAGGCGGGGGCGGTCGTCGCCGTCGGTGCTCATGGCTCGCGCCATGGTGGGACTCAGGTAGGGGCGGACCTCGGCGGCGGCGTGTAGCGCGGCGATCAGGTGTTCGCGGCCTTCGGTTTTCGACAGGTAGGTGACCGCGCCCAGGTCGAGGCAGTCACGGACCAGGCGGGGTTCGGTGAACTGGGAGTAGACGACCACCCGGTGGCCGCGGGCGCAGATGGTGCCCAGGGCGGTCAGATCCGGTGCGCGCTGGTCGAATTGGAGGTCCAGCACGATGGCGTCGAGGTCGCCGCGGTCGGGGCCGGTGGCGGCGAGGAAGTCGGCGGGATCGGGGTGGTCGGCGGTCACCTCGAGCCGGGGCTGGGCGGCGGCACACCAGCCGCGGACGCCGTCCCGGATGAGCGGATGGTCGTCGACTATGGCGATGCGGATCATCGGGCGTTCTCCATCTCGAAGCGATGATGCATTCTCGCCCAGAGCAATTCACCCGCGGTGACGACTTCGGTGTGCACGATCGCGTCCGGCGGCGCGGACAGGTGGTCCAGCGTATCGGCGGGGCAGTCGCCGAGCGCGCTGACCGTACAGCCGGACGCGTCGGTGGTCACGACCACGCGGGCGCGGGAACGGCTGGCGTCCAGCATGATCCGGGTCGCGGCGACCAGGTGCCCGCGCACCGCGTCCGGGAGGTCGCGGCCATGCGACGGCAGGGCACCGGCGTCGGCTTCGACGGTGACCGCGACCCCGCGCCGTTCCGCGGCGTCGATACCGGCGCGCAGGTCGGCCAGCAGTGGATCGCCGATGCCGTCCTGCTGGGTGAACAGCCGCCGCAGCCGCGCGTATTCGGTGCGGGCGGCCGTCTGCACGGCCGGATCGCCGGGATCGAGGGTGCCGTCTGCCAATCCGCGCAGCAGCGGCGTGAATTCGGTCAGCAGTTCCCGGTACCGCCGCAGGCATTCCTGTTCGGTCATGTGCCCGACCGCGTCGGCGGTGCGATGCCGCAGCCGTTCCCGGTGCAGGGCGGCCGCGTCCCGCGCCACCCGGTCCAGGGTCGCGGCGAACCGGGCGGTGAAGAACTGCAGGAAGAAGATCGCCGCCGTGTGCAACCCGAGCACCCTCAGACTGTCCGCCTCCGGCGCGCGGATCAGCACCAGCGCGCACACCAGAATCCACCAGGCGCTCAGCGCCGACAGCGACAGTCGTGGCGGCAGCCGGAAACCGAGCGCCACCACCGCCCACCCGGACGCGCCGATGGACCAGTTCGCCCCGGCCAGTACGGCATCCGCGGGCAGCAGCGCGATCAATGTCAGCGAGGCCCCGATCGCGAGACCCATGAGCGCGAGCGTGACGGACTGCCGCCGCCGCGGGATCAGCGCCGCCAGCGCGCATCCCACGTTCACCGCGACCAGCAGCGCGTCGACCGCCGCCGCCGGCGTGGCCGCCGCGTCGGTGAGCGTCGACTGCAACAGGGTGTCGGCGACGGCGACGCCGACCATGCCGTACCCGAAACTGCGCCCCAGCCGGTCGATTCCGGCGGCCGCGGCCGGGGCGTCGAACGAGTGATCCTCGGCGGCGACGGGTTCGGCGATCGGCCAGCTCAGCCGCACCCGCGTGCCACCGCCCGGGCTACTGGTGAGCTCGGCGTCGCCGCCCACCGCCCGCATCCGCTCGATGATCGAGTGGCGGATGCCGTACCGGTCCGTGCCGGGCGCGCCGTCGAAACCGACGCCGTCATCGGTGATCACCAACGACCCCGGCCCGGCGTCGACCACGACGCTCGCGGCGCGGGCGTGCCGATCGACATTGGTGAGCGCCTCCCGCGCGGCGGCCGTCACCGTCCAGGCGAGGGTGCCGCGCAGCGGCAGCGGGCCGGGCGTCCGCAGCGTGAGCGGAGTCGAACTGTCGGTGCCCAACTCCCGCAACAGTTCCGACAGGTCGGCTCGGGCCTGGTCGCCGGGCAGCGGAATACCCGAATCCAGGACGGCCAGATCGCGGGCGGCCTGCCGGGCGATGCGGTCCCGATCCCCGGCCGCGCCCTGCCCGACCATCAGCAGGGTGGCGGCGGCGGTGTCGTGCATGACGGCCCACTGCTCGTGCTCGTAGCGGCGGCGCGCGGCCGCGACCTCGCTCGCGATCCGGGCGTCGGCGGCGGCGGTCACGGTCTGGTCGTGCACGCCGGCCGCGCCCAGCACGACCCGGCGGACGCCGACCGCCAGCAGCCACTCCACCAGCAGGTAGGCGACGGACAGATCAGCGAGGAAGTTCCAGGGCGTGAGTCCCGGCGTCGCGCGATTGGCGTAATAGAGCAGCAGCAGGACCAGTCCGGTCACTGCCGCCGACACCCGCACCCGCTCCGCGATTCCGACCGAGATCACCGTTGCCGCCACGACTTTCACATCGATGAGGTCTCCGGTCCCGATCCCGGCAGCGGCCACACTGGTCGTCACCGAGAGATAGATGGCCACCACCGCGGACATCGGCCGCGGTCCACGCGGGCCCCAGCCGGCGCCCCCACAGCCGGCCCGCGGACCCACACCGCCAGCAGCACGGTGACCGCGCGCCCCGCGCCCGGTTCGGCCGCCCCGCCGATCAGATGCACCACCGTGAGCAGCAGGCAGGCGGCGTGCCGGAATCGGATGGCCAGCCACGTCGCCTCCTGCGCGACCGCGGCGTGTGTCGGGTCGGCTTCGCGCAGCACCCGGTCACGGTACCGAACCGGATTCGACCCAGCCTCCCATCCCCGCCCCCACCTCTGGTGTCCGTTGAACACCCGACAGACAGACCCGTCCGACTACGGAATCCTCGACGGTGCGGCAGGGCGCGCGGGTCCGGCCCGCGCCTCTGCCGCGCGGCGGCCGTTGGCGGGCGGGGAGTCAACGGCCGCGTAGTCTTCGAAGTAGGAGCAGGTAGACGAGTTGGGGTGACACTGCCCGGCGCAGGAGGCGCGGGATGACGTGGTTCATCGCACCGGAATACTGGTTCGCGCGGCAGGTCCTGGTGCGCGGGGTGGCCGTCGTCTATCTGATCGCGTTCGTCTCCGCCGCCCGGCAGTTCCGGGCGCTGATCGGCGAGCACGGGATGCTGCCGGTGCCGCGCTGGGTGGCGCGGCGGCCGTTCCGGGTGTCCCCCAGCATCTTCCACTTCCACTACTCCGACCGCTTCTTCGCAGCCGTGGCGTGGGGCGGCGCGGCGGTGTCGGCCGCGTTGGCGGGCGGGGCCGGGGAGCTGCTGCCGTTGTGGGCCGTCATGGGGATCTGGCTGGCGGTGTGGGTGCTCTACCTGTCGATCGTCAACGTGGGCCAGGTCTGGTATTCGTTCGGCTGGGAGTCGCTGCTGCTGGAGGCCGGGTTCCTGGTGATCTTCCTGGGCAATGACCGGGTCGCCCCGCCGGTGCTGTGTTGTGGCTGGCCCGCTGGCTGGTGTTCCGGGTGGAATTCGGCGCCGGACTGATCAAGCTCCGTGGCGATCACTGCTGGCGCGACCTGACCTGCCTGTACTTCCACCACGAGACCCAGCCGATGCCGGGACCGCTGAGCTGGTTCTTCCACCGCCTGCCGAAACCCCTGCACCGCATCGAAGTGGCCGCCAATCACGTGGTGCAGTTGGTGGTTCCGTTCGGTCTTTTCCTGCCCCAGCCGGTGGCGGCCATCGCCGCCACGATCATCATCGTCACCCAGTTGTGGCTGGTCCTGTCCGGTAACTTCGCGTGGCTGAACTGGCTGGTTATCATCCTGGCCTGGTCGGCGATCCCGAATTCGGCTGCCGCACACGTATTTCCGGTCCCGTCGACACCCGATATGGCGAGTTCGCCGCTCTGGTTCACGATCCTGGTGGTCGCCTTCACAGGTGCCACCCTGGCGCTCAGCTACCTGCCGGTCCGCAACATGCTGTCGAGCCATCAGCGGATGAACGAGTCCTACAACCCCTTCCACCTGGTCAATGCCTTCGGCGCGTTCGGTGTCGTGGATCGGATCCGCTACGAGGTGGTGATCGAGGGCACCGACGAGTCCGTCCTCACCGACCACACCCATTGGCGCGAATACGAATTCAAGGGCCAGCCCGGCGACCCGCACCGGCTGCCGCGCCAGTTTGCCCCTTACCACCTGCGCCTGGACTGGCTGCTCTGGTTCGCGGCGCATTCGCCGTCCTACGCCCGTCCCTGGTTCGAGGCGTTCCTGCAACGGCTGCTCCGCAACGACCCCGCGACCGTGCGCCTGTTGCGCCGCAACCCTTTCCCCGAGAGTCCGCCCCGTTTCGTGCGCGCGCTGCTCTACGAGTACCGGTTCACGACCGTCCGGGAGTTGATCGACACCCGGGCGTGGTGGGTTCGCAGCGTGGTGGGCGTCTACACGCGGCCGGTTTTCGCGGGCCGTTCCAGACTGGTCGGTCGGTAATTGGGTTTGCTGATCTGACCCGCATTCATTTCGGAATCCCGTCCGGCGGGCGTTCCAGCGTGATCTAATCGCGCCAACTCGGGTGCGTCAGCGCCTCGATGACGATGTCGAGGGACACCCGATCACGTGGGAGAAACGCATGGTGGACAGTAGTATGCGGCGGGCGGCCGGCACGGTTGCCGCGTTCGCGGTGGCGGCCGGTTTCGCGGTCGCGGCGATGCCCGGCATGGCTTCGGCCGCACCGGGTTCGATCACCTGGAACGACGGGAACAGCAAGTTCACCCGGACGGTGTCGAACACCA from Nocardia tengchongensis includes:
- a CDS encoding alkaline phosphatase family protein; amino-acid sequence: MLAAGAAGVAGLPEGMAEALAEPGRSGSLDQVQHVVILMQENRSFDHYFGTMSGVRGFGDKRAVRLPAGGYNPVLQATMDMALAGGLGTDLGSGSAGTGSASGSASGSGTGSGGGGERDAFHQPDAFSSTGFLLPWHVDTTRVDGQDLGDLAHDWNTTHMAWADGAYHSWIASKSKMTMGYFTETDIPFHRALAAAFTICDHYFCSIQGPTTPNRLYHWTGTIDPAGRAGGPAVSNPPDYRPVYNWTTYPERLQQAGISWQVYADAHSGGPFLADFGDNPLWLFQNYHNAAKSSDPAVRQLADRANVTTGGMTPPPSGVDGSNVDYVLQQFISDCAAGTLPQVSWVVAPAGYSEHPAYRPADGAAYIQRVLTALWNNPKLWESTVLLVNYDENDGFFDHVVPPTAPPGTLDEMLPSLASVGGDLNSGSATLGLGSGSGSIANLITGSASALSGNSPIGLGPRVPMMVISPWSRGGYVNSQVFDHTSVLRFLEAWTGVAEPNISPWRRAVCGDLTSCFDFSRRDTSIPTLPDANAERARAAGQKNLPKPLPRPTPPASRCPPRNPAAPKPAPSPTSPSPGPRSPAPPPPSATATRARSRCPSKPSPTTSIRSDRRWFRPA
- a CDS encoding phospholipase domain-containing protein, whose protein sequence is MRYGNQGSVPMPFQTFAYHVNSIRQTVVPPGVTAEERFQISGSYDFAVHAPNGFLAEAAGSADTAALTATAAIGGTTSTPTFVVTVRNSGSSAVTVEVSGGSRATVDAGATHDFTAPLDDGWYDLTLTVSGNTNWRRHFAGHLENGSSSTTAQ
- a CDS encoding SMI1/KNR4 family protein, whose amino-acid sequence is MTNWNDLVGQLATLQREVAERLDEPELSAAPNSPASEHDIAAAERRLGVSFDAVYRDFLRVCDGWSRFGTVHLFGARELGIGETWRRGSAFAEVYFATAASGSLVVPKGYRRVLVGKTAAPQRFITMLFPTRPPRGVNACWDCMSGTDLCYPGFDVWAEEEAAAISFALHEEIADRRLVH
- a CDS encoding TfoX/Sxy family DNA transformation protein, with product MTRGMVLSDDHGARLLARLLWGLSYQARPGTVVLIDRAFLTPTPFEAESPDPIVLVPGWCTPFDERVAGEFKRRLPLAKPEGTVRWHTFGLDRTVEPGALDDWWGRYRRREHNGRVGHSHGFVVLTPSSPDESRAWALQAMRLNTQGAFGTDYTYLGPFDRSYEGEIQVFRGFRSMVSVAGRARTRVLSRPDAPDEPEALRPAIWNEAEIIRGEAHLRIREWNDSGYRLGRAAAVMLAHAGVADLDDLAAIGSVEAYRRMRAAGLKGLGLEMLWAMEGALTYRDRRNVTAERRGALLAELGTETAPEPARPRRRRYRAPINPAPHRSGHGRTP
- a CDS encoding response regulator transcription factor, with product MIRIAIVDDHPLIRDGVRGWCAAAQPRLEVTADHPDPADFLAATGPDRGDLDAIVLDLQFDQRAPDLTALGTICARGHRVVVYSQFTEPRLVRDCLDLGAVTYLSKTEGREHLIAALHAAAEVRPYLSPTMARAMSTDGDDRPRLSQREREVLLAWFQTESKALVAQQLYITPGTVNTHLERIRAKYAAVGRSAPTKAALVARAIRDGLITTDEL
- a CDS encoding sensor histidine kinase; translation: MSAVVAIYLSVTTSVAAAGIGTGDLIDVKVVAATVISVGIAERVRVSAAVTGLVLLLLYYANRATPGLTPWNFLADLSVAYLLVEWLLAVGVRRVVLGAAGVHDQTVTAAADARIASEVAAARRRYEHEQWAVMHDTAAATLLMVGQGAAGDRDRIARQAARDLAVLDSGIPLPGDQARADLSELLRELGTDSSTPLTLRTPGPLPLRGTLAWTVTAAAREALTNVDRHARAASVVVDAGPGSLVITDDGVGFDGAPGTDRYGIRHSIIERMRAVGGDAELTSSPGGGTRVRLSWPIAEPVAAEDHSFDAPAAAAGIDRLGRSFGYGMVGVAVADTLLQSTLTDAAATPAAAVDALLVAVNVGCALAALIPRRRQSVTLALMGLAIGASLTLIALLPADAVLAGANWSIGASGWAVVALGFRLPPRLSLSALSAWWILVCALVLIRAPEADSLRVLGLHTAAIFFLQFFTARFAATLDRVARDAAALHRERLRHRTADAVGHMTEQECLRRYRELLTEFTPLLRGLADGTLDPGDPAVQTAARTEYARLRRLFTQQDGIGDPLLADLRAGIDAAERRGVAVTVEADAGALPSHGRDLPDAVRGHLVAATRIMLDASRSRARVVVTTDASGCTVSALGDCPADTLDHLSAPPDAIVHTEVVTAGELLWARMHHRFEMENAR